Proteins encoded together in one Carya illinoinensis cultivar Pawnee chromosome 3, C.illinoinensisPawnee_v1, whole genome shotgun sequence window:
- the LOC122304551 gene encoding uncharacterized protein LOC122304551: MTQWKLLRLKQTTTVSAYKAEFESLSNRLRGLSAPHKLSVFLSGLKDEIRLPVKMLNPINLGAAFGLAKVQEEYLLTSKKPYTRPHSDKPISSWETNPNSTGQYSEGSSSSKGGRYVTPNRKLFSTSMDEKRRKGLCYHCEEKWNPTHQCKTPKAYLLQTLEEPLEAGQTELAEIEDNDPEMEPLVEQAEAGISLNAMSGTPNAQTMRLLGNLCGVQVVVLIDSGSTNNFMDPWVSRKTKLPMADPRPISVKIANGDVIQGEGQRSEVPLKLQGTHITTSFYLLKLAGCDLVLGVAWLQTLGPILWDFAKLTMEFGGRDGKQVLRGLKPGESTVEGSSKSLLHSINRGQGFWLQWQETQTVEKNLSSEFQRTHPDIKALLTQFKKIFDTPQGLPPTRSKDHRIILKEGTQPISTRPYHYPHYQKNEIEKLVTEMLQTGVIRPSSSSFSSPVLLVRKADGGWRLCVDYRSLNKETVKDKFPIPVIDELLDELNGAVVFSKLDLRSGYHQIRVVEEDIPKTAF, translated from the coding sequence ATGACCCAATGGAAGCTCTTACGTCTGAAACAAACCACCACTGTTTCAGCTTATAAAGCTGAGTTTGAATCCTTGTCCAATCGTTTAAGAGGTCTTTCAGCTCCTCATAAATTAAGTGTTTTCCTGAGTGGGCTAAAAGATGAAATCCGCTTGCCAGTTAAGATGTTAAATCCTATTAACTTGGGAGCGGCTTTCGGACTAGCAAAAGTACAGGAGGAATACCTCCTAACTTCCAAGAAGCCTTACACTAGACCTCATTCAGATAAGCCAATTTCATCTTGGGAAACAAATCCTAACTCCACTGGCCAGTACAGTGAAGGAAGCAGCAGTAGTAAGGGGGGGAGATATGTTACTCCTAACAGGAAGTTGTTCTCAACCTCAATGGATGAGAAGCGCCGCAAGGGACTTTGCTACCATTGTGAGGAGAAGTGGAACCCCACGCACCAGTGCAAAACACCAAAAGCTTACCTGTTGCAGACCCTTGAAGAACCATTGGAAGCAGGACAGACTGAACTAGCAGAAATTGAGGACAATGACCCTGAGATGGAGCCCTTAGTAGAGCAAGCTGAAGCAGGGATTTCGTTGAATGCTATGAGTGGGACCCCTAATGCTCAAACAATGAGACTTCTGGGCAATTTGTGTGGAGTACAAGTGGTGGTTCTGATCGATTCAGGCAGTACAAATAATTTTATGGACCCCTGGGTGTCCAGAAAAACCAAACTACCAATGGCAGACCCAAGACCCATTTCGGTAAAGATTGCAAATGGAGATGTTATCCAAGGTGAAGGCCAACGCAGTGAAGTACCCCTCAAACTGCAAGGTACACACATTACTACCTCCTTTTATTTACTTAAATTGGCTGGTTGTGATCTGGTTCTCGGAGTAGCTTGGTTGCAAACTCTTGGCCCAATATTGTGGGATTTTGCAAAACTTACAATGGAGTTTGGAGGAAGGGATGGAAAACAAGTCCTGAGAGGATTAAAGCCTGGTGAGTCAACTGTAGAGGGTAGTAGCAAGTCTCTACTCCACTCTATAAACCGTGGCCAAGGATTTTGGTTACAATGGCAGGAAACCCAAACCGTGGAAAAAAACCTCAGCTCTGAATTCCAAAGAACCCACCCAGACATAAAAGCCCTCCTAACTCAgtttaaaaaaatctttgacACCCCACAAGGCCTTCCCCCAACCCGTTCCAAGGATCATAGAATAATCCTTAAAGAAGGAACCCAGCCTATTTCTACTCGACCCTACCATTACCCacattaccaaaaaaatgagattgagaaaCTGGTGACAGAAATGCTACAAACAGGAGTTATTAGACCCAGTTCCAGCTCTTTCTCATCTCCCGTATTGCTGGTTCGAAAGGCAGATGGAGGCTGGCGTTTGTGTGTGGATTACCGATCCTTAAACAAGGAAACGGTGAAGGATAAATTTCCAATACCAGTGATAGATGAACTACTGGATGAATTAAATGGGGCGGTGGTTTTCTCAAAGCTGGACTTAAGGTCCGGCTATCATCAAATAAGAGTGGTGGAGGAAGACATACCAAAAACTGCATTCTGA